In one Brassica oleracea var. oleracea cultivar TO1000 chromosome C9, BOL, whole genome shotgun sequence genomic region, the following are encoded:
- the LOC106314519 gene encoding uncharacterized protein LOC106314519 produces MRSWGMIQGCMLWGEVDETRDHLFFTCPYSFTISHELANRIIGSHLDPDWKITLERMEELQGGTKYEKYEGSCEHCKRTGHKKSECWILHPHLRPRGSNRDREAKAHLSAEANGAGSSGANSGAKVGESEGRALASHQLIGKGMDQEVFKRADLEAFFKALKESGY; encoded by the exons ATGCGCTCATGGGGAATGATCCAAGGTTGTATGTTGTGGGGAGAAGTTGATGAGACAAGGGATCACTTGTTCTTCACATGTCCATATTCCTTTACGATCTCGCATGAGTTGGCAAACCGCATTATTGGTTCTCACCTGGATCCGGATTGGAAGATCACGCTAGAGCGCATGGAGGAGCTACAGGGCGGAAC GAAGTATGAAAAGTATGAGGGAAGCTGTGAGCATTGCAAGAGGACCGGTCACAAGAAGAGTGAGTGTTGGATCCTACATCCTCACCTCAGGCCACGTGGGTCCAACAGGGATAGGGAAGCAAAGGCTCATCTTTCTGCTGAAGCAAATGGTGCTGGTTCATCCGGAGCTAACTCAGGCGCTAAGGTGGGTGAAAGTGAAGGTAGAGCCTTGGCATCTCATCAACTAATTGGAAAGGGTATGGATCAGGAGGTATTCAAGAGAGCTGACCTTGAAGCCTTCTTCAAAGCTCTTAAGGAGTCTG GATATTAA